The following are encoded in a window of Haliotis asinina isolate JCU_RB_2024 chromosome 14, JCU_Hal_asi_v2, whole genome shotgun sequence genomic DNA:
- the LOC137262144 gene encoding uncharacterized protein, with translation MVASIMARLLYAVAGMTLLFAISVGKRVLKVTTQLLHTRRLQYTEHNLPSIQNKEIALSVECCSEVTICFSSQADVNIRQNMFAVTLSTRGISMKLGHSIHSLKQEYMFQHRIDMCRRRSVFVFSWKENMMTIFKDCNTHIFNRKLPWTGTIYSVKFITVTSKALARWSYGDVCDGKHFAPHLPENTGIKEFHTSKTTGYLPLTPKSINVSAPFAFSVKGCGKLALMLHRTRWVLPFVYQYKVEIDNRAGLIKASIIKGIGPPFKSVENISKVFIPDEKPCNDFRTFRVNYSQNHLEFGGCDGMSERLLNWSSPDLHLYIYMSIFSENHADWSFGAKYQCGSKNGPVTALLPKPSLSCNHGYVLKGSSCVAACDVDADCSILLMQRCCRGVCSSKCSRTVPGMAGSVRGECSPGSQACTKSAVNRQAETSSMSTGNISNKPTGHMTTILPHALVTRASDDVIDVAKTNMPGLSPSASSSSSNSSSNSSTSGNSSSVTEQFQEGIEQISKALGSSGIDLVSFTVNKLTILACICAFAT, from the exons ATGGTTGCCAGCATCATGGCCCGTCTTCTCTACGCTGTTGCCGGCATGACGTTGCTGTTTG CAATATCGGTGGGAAAGAGAGTACTTAAAGTCACCACACAGTTGCTGCACACCAGACGACTACAGTACACTGAGCACAACCTCCCGTCCATTCAGAACAAGGAAATCGCTCTATCTGTCGAATGCTGTTCCGAAGTGACTATTTGTTTTTCTTCGCAAGCAGATGTAAATATCCGCCAAAATATGTTCGCAGTCACTCTGAGTACTCGTGGAATCAGTATGAAACTTGGACACAGCATTCACAGCCTAAAACAGGAATATATGTTCCAACACCGAATTGACATGTGCAGGAGAAGATCGGTCTTCGTGTTTTCCTGGAAAGAAAacatgatgacaatattcaaggactGCAACACGCACATCTTTAACAGGAAACTACCATGGACAGGTACCATCTACTCTGTCAAGTTTATCACCGTCACCAGTAAAGCATTGGCTCGTTGGAGTTACG GGGATGTCTGCGATGGGAAACACTTCGCGCCACATTTACCCGAGAACACCGGCATCAAAG AGTTCCATACCTCAAAAACAACTGGCTACCTTCCGCTCACACCCAAGAGCATAAACGTATCAGCACCCTTTGCATTCAGTGTGAAAGGCTGTGGGAAATTGGCTCTAATGCTTCACAGAACGCGTTGGGTATTGCCTTTTGTATATCAATACAAGGTTGAAATTGACAACCGAGCCGGATTAATAAAAGCTTCTATTATAAAGGGAATAGGACCGCCATTTAAAAGTGTGGAGAACATCAGTAAAGTATTCATTCCAGATGAAAAACCTTGCAATGACTTCCGAACATTTCGAGTGAACTATTCACAAAATCATTTGGAGTTTGGAGGATGCGATGGGATGTCAGAGAGACTTTTGAATTGGTCCAGTCCTGACTTGcatctgtatatatacatgagCATCTTCAGTGAGAATCATGCAGACTGGTCGTTTG GTGCCAAGTATCAGTGCGGCAGTAAGAACGGACCCGTGACGGCGTTGCTTCCCA AACCAAGCCTGTCCTGCAACCATGGCTATGTTTTGAAAGGATCTTCCTGTGTCGCAGCCTGTGATGTTGACGCCGACTGCAGCATCTTACTCATGCAAAGATGTTGTAGAGGAGTCTGCAGTTCAAAGTGTTCCAGGACCG TACCCGGGATGGCTGGCTCTGTCAGAGGTGAATGCAGTCCCGGATCCCAGG CATGTACTAAGAGCGCTGTAAATCGACAAGCAGAGACCAGCAGCATGAGCACGGGGAACATCTCAAACAAGCCAACTGGACACATGACAACAATACTCCCGCATGCACTGGTGACGAGGGCAAGCGATGACGTCATTGACGTAGCGAAAACTAATATGCCGGGACTTTCACCATCCGCCAGTTCCTCTTCAAGTAACTCCTCATCCAACAGCTCCACATCCGGTAACTCCTCATCGGTTACAGAACAGTTCCAGGAGGGTATAGAACAAATATCCAAAGCTTTGGGAAGTTCTGGTATCGACCTGGTGTCATTCACAGTCAATAAGCTTACAATCCTTGCGTGTATCTGTGCCTTCGCTACATAA